The sequence TACATTGTTTTGCACATGCAAACATGTTATGTTTGCTGTTAAAATCTTCGATTTTACAACCTTCAGGATATAGCGAAACTATTTTTAAATATGCTTTCTAATATTACATGATGAAATCTCTGTGTATAATCGCATGTGGAAAAAAGAAAATATGGGATGAAAATCCAGAAAAAGGTCCTGTAAAAGCAGAAAATTTGTATACAGGTTCATTTACCAGAAAATGTATGCAATACGCTAAAAAGGCTGATTTTGGTTCATGGTGCATTTTATCAGCTAAATACGGGTTTTTATTTCCAGATGAAGTTGTCCAGGGACAGTACAGTGAATGTTTCCACAATAAAACATCAAATCCAATTACATTAGAGAATCTTTTTTTACAGATAAAGTCTAAAGAACTTGATAAATACGAAAAAATCACTATTCTTGGTGGAAATTATTATACTCACATGATGAAAAAATTGTTTAGCGAAAAAGAAGTTCTTAATCCGTTAAATGGATGCAAAGGTATTGGACACATGATGAAAAAACTCAATAGTTTAATTAACACTGCATCACTTTAATTTTAGTTTAATAAAAGATATATTAACCCATTAAAACTATAAGTCAACTAAGATGTGATATTATGATACCCGAATGGATTATGGCAGGATTATGGGGTTTAATAGCTGGATCCGCTCTTTTAATTGGAGCACTGTTTGCATATTTATTTAAGATTCCCCAACGTATTGTAGCATCTATAATGGCATTTGGTGCAGGTGTTTTACTTTCAGCAATCTCCTTGGAGTTAATGGAAGAATCATTTTCCCTTGGAGGATTCCCAAACATGGTTACAGGTTTTCTTCTGGGGGCCTTAATCTTTACAGTTATAAATATTTATCTTGCGCGCTATGGGGCTAAACACCGTAAACGTTCAGGTAAACAGGTTCAATCAAAGGCATGTCTGAAGATAATAGTTTAGCTATTGTCGTGGGCTCTGTAATAGACGGGATCCCTGAATCAACTGCCATAGGGATTACTATAATTACAGGCGGTGCTGTAAGTGTTGCGACAGTTGCAGCAATTTTTATATCCAATATACCTGAAGGTTTATCAAGTACAGCCGGTATCAAAAATGCAGGGTGGAACCCTGGTTCAATATTTGGTATGTGGCTCCTTATTACAGCTGTCAGTGGGTTAGCGTCTCTGGCAGGTTATGCTATATTCAGTCAGCTACCGCAGAGTATAAATTCATTAACTCTAGCGCTTGCAGCAGGTGGAATTCTTGCAATGCTCGTAGATACAATGATTCCTGAAGCTTTTTCAGAAACTCATGACCTTGCAGGTTTAATTACAGTTTTAGGGTTTATAGTTTCATTTATCCTTTCAAAAATAGGATAAGATATAGAACTATAAAAAAGTAATAGAAAAAAAGTAATTAATTTGTTTTAAAATTAACTAGCGTTTTTTCAGCTCAACAGCTAAATTTTTACCCATTTCATAGCATTTATCTAATTCTTCTCCTTTAGGAACGAAATTTACTTCAAGTTTATCGAAAATTTCAAATCCACAGTTTTCAATATCATCTGCTAATTTATGGATTCCACCTTTAGACCATCCATAGGATCCAAAAATAAGGGCTAATTTTTTAATTTGGGGCCTATCAAACCTTAAGCTTCCAAGATAATAAATTAAATCTCCAATACTTGGAAATGGATTGTTAAAAATGGTAGGAACTCCAAATAAAACAGCTTTACTGTCTAAAATATCCTTTACAATTTCGCTACGTTCGTCTTCATGCAAGAAATAGGTGAAAACATCTACATCTTCACTCATAATTCCTTCTACTAATGCATGGGCCATCTTTTGTGTTGAGCCGTGCATTGTATCATAAACGACAGTTACCTTATTTTTACATTTACCTGTAGCCCAGTTGCTGTATGCCTCAATAATCTTCATTGGATCTGTCCAGATTTGACCATGTGCAGGAGCAATTGTTTCAATTTTTTCCAATAATGCCAGATCTTCAATTTCTTTAAATTTTCTGAGTATCATTGGAGATAGTGGCGTAAGTAAATTAGCATAAAACTTCTTTGCAGCATCCATTAGTACAAATTCAGGAATTTCATCATCCATTCTCTGTTTAAAACATAAATGCTGTCCAAAAGCATCGTTTGAAAATAGTATGCCATCATCAACGAGCAGTGTAAACATGCTGTCAGGCCAGTGTAGCATAGGAGCTTCAATGAAAGTTAATTTTCTATTCCCAACATCAAGCTCATCTCCAGTCTTGACAACATTAAAATTAACATTTTCAAGGGAATAATGCATTTTAAGCCCATTTAATGCCTTTTGAGTACAGTATATTGGTGCATCAGGGAATTTTTTATGCATTTCTTGCAGTGTACCACTATGATCCTTTTCAATATGGTTTTGAATTATAATATCTATTTTGAAATCTTTTCCTTCCTTATTACAGGCATCTTCAATTCTGCCCAACATCTGAGAAGTTGTTCCAGGATATGCGTTATCAATTAAAACTGTCTTATCTTCTCCAAATATTAAGTAAGCGTTATATGTTGTCCCATTTAGGGTATATCCATGGTAACTCCTTAAATCCCAGTCTAAAACTCCAACCCAGTATACACCATCATTAATTTTGACTGCATCTGCCTTCATTTTTCACACCTCTAAAACGAAAGTTTAGAAACTTCTAAATATATTTAAATCTATTAATTTAAGTTATATAACTTTTAACTTATATTTTTATCTACAAAAGCCAAAGAATACTATTAAATGATTAAATTAAGATAATAAGTCTTTTTTTAGCTATTATGGCAAAAATAGATTATATTACGTTCTATTTATATTTATATTGAAACAAATGCTTAGCTATTAACTTTCGCCCATGTATATAGCGTGAGCATTAAATATTTCCTGTTAAATTTTAGTTGATATATAAAATAAAAAATAGGTGATTTAGTATATTCAAATAAAAATATTACATTATTTAAGAGCCTCAAGAACATAAGCATTGGTCTTAATACTCTAATTTATTGAAAATTAATTTAAATTTAGTCCCATTAGTCCTATCAAGTTCTATAGTCCCATCTAATTGATCGACAAGGCTATTTACTAATAATAAACCTAAGGTGCCATTATTTTTATAATTAATGTCTTCTGGTAATCCAACGCCATTATCGCTTATAATTAAAATAAATTTATCTTTTTTATAGGAATGTAGATATACATATATCTCATTTAAATTTGTTGTATTATCCTGTGATTTGCAGTAGTTTGCTGGAAAAGCATATTTTAATGAGTTTGTTACAAGTTCGTTAATGATTAAACCACAGGGAATTGCTGTATTAATATCCAGTGAAACATCGTCAATATCCAACTTAAAGTTTATGTAAGAAGGATCTATGGAATAAGAATAGGACAAATAATTTATTAAATTTTCAACATATGCTCCAAATTCAATATTTGTAAAATCTGAGGATTGATACAGCTGTTCATGGATAAATGCCATTGATCTGACTCTGCTCTGCCTTTCTCTAAATAGCTCAAGATCTTCTTTATCTTTTACATATTTAGATTGGAGGCTGAGCAGACTGCTTATAATCTGTAAATTATTTTTAACACGGTGGTGGATTTCTTGAAGAAGTAGCCCTTTTTCCTCAAGGGATGCTTTAATTTTATTTTCTGCCAGTTTAATATCGGTAATATCGTTACCAATACAAACTATCCCCAATGTTTGGGAGTTATCAATTTCAATTTGAGAGAGGGACAAAAATACTGGAATTAAGTGGCCATTTTTAGCCTTGAACATGGTTTCTATATTAGTTATTGATTTTTTATCCCCATTAAATGGATTTTCTTTAAACAAAGGCTTTTGATCCTCTGCAAAGACAGTGTTAAGAGGTTTATCAACTAATTCTGAATCAGCGACCCCTAAAAGATCCATAGTTGCCTGGTTAACCTTTACTATGCGCATGTCATCATCAAGTAAAAAGAAAAAGTTTGACATGATAGACACAATGCTATCTGCAGCGATAGCAGGAGTAAGTGCAGGAAATTTATATTTCCAGATTCCATAGCTCATGAGGGTGATTCCCATTGTCATGGTGGTCATTGTCAGTTCAGGTACCCTTAAAAATACAATTGGTAACATGAAGTCTGTAGCTAAACTTATAAAGAAAGGTATGTAAAGGCCTGCAAGGATGTATTTAGCCTGTTTTTTCTTTAAATCGTATGATTTTAGATAATATGCAAAACATATTCCCCCTGCTAAAACCACTGCAACAACTGTCCACAGCGACATGATGTTGTATAAAGTTGCATCTGCAGGAACAATGTAAGTCCATCCCCAGTATTCTTTTGAAGCGCCGGATATAAGTAAATCAGTGGTTAATCCAACTGCAGAAATGGCGATTCCTGGCAGATATATTAAAAGATAGGTTAATTTATTTTTTAAATAGGAAGATTTGGTAAATATCAATGAGACATGCAGTAGTAAGGAAGGCACTATTGGCCATAGGGTACTGATTTTTAACCAGAAAAATGCTGTCTGAAAGGTTTCAGCATGCCTGTATTCAAATTCTATAAACGCGAGAAATCCTACAAATATACATGTTAACGCAATTATGGTATTTAACCGGCTTTTTGGATTTTTATGGTAAATAAAATTACCAAGAAAAAAACACACCATAAAGGCTACCAGTGAAATTAATGCAAATACGTTCATTTAATATTTTTCTCCGATTTAAACTTTTTTAAACTTTGTTTTTTATATTATTTAAGTATGACATGATATGTGACTCTAGTTTAACTCATATATTCATAAAAAAGTTTATTTTTAAACAATATTTATTATTTATACTTAAAAATTGTATTACTTTTATTTATTTGTTTATTTTGCCTAAATAAACAGATAATAAGAAGTCAATATCTATTAATCAGTAAAATATGTTTAAAATTGTATTAAAATCTGGAGGAAAAAATATGCATTTGAACGCCAATTATAGAAATATTGAATTTAAGTCTTTGAAATATTTAAAAAATGAAATTACCTATGGAGGATATTTAGCTGCACTGTGCAGTCCCTGTTTTATAATATCCGCATCGATTATTCTGGATATCAAAATTTCCATACCTATGCTGCTAATATCATATTTACTGCCTCTGATAATTTACAGCTACGATTACTATAAAGATATCGATAAGGATATTAAAAATAATTCAGAAAGGGCTACTTTTTTAAAAAGAAAAGCTGATAGATATCCCTTTGTATTTGCTTTTTACAGTTTATTTTTAGTTTCTCTGCTGGTATTATATTCAAACTGGGGGATGGTTGTTTTTATAGTGGCTATAATGGCCGGTGGGATACTGTACAACGTGGTGCTCAAAAACCTAACAAAAAAGATTCCTGCATTTAAAAACATGTTTACAGCATTAACATGGGCATTAGTAGGGGCACTTTTCCCTCTTTTTTACTATTCCATGGATATTAACATGTCTTTTATAATAGCATTTTCATTTATATTTATGAGGGTCATGAACAATGTTATGTTCTTTGATTTGAAGGATATAGAAAATGACAGGTCTGAAGGCTTAAAAACGCTCCCTGTAATGCTGGGAAAAAAAGGTGCATTAAACTTTCTGCAGGCTTTAAATGTTATTTCATTCATTCCTTTAGTGGTGGGAGTGTACTTTAACATAATTGATATTAAGGGTATTTTCTTGCTAATTTTCCTTTTTTATAGTTATTTCTATATTAATAAGGCAAACTCAGCATCAAATAGCGAATTAGAAAAAACTGCGCATACATTAGCGGATTTAGAGTTTATTTTATGGCCTGTTGTTCTTATACTGATCCAATTTTTAAGTATAGTTTAATTAAGTAGAACTAGACAGCCATTTGTTTATTTTTAATCATATTCCCTTTAATTTATTTTTTATTAAAACTTAATATTTAAATATCTATTTTATCCCTCTTTCTGTAGGCCATCCCCTGGAAGATTGCTATTAATTCACCGTCATCACCTGTAACTGTAATGGTATAAGTACCAAGCTTTGGATTTGCAGATATCTCTTCTGCTTCTGCAAATAAAGTTCCAGATCTAGCGGCTTTCATAAATGAGATATTTGCATTTATAGCTACTGTAACAGTCCTGTAAGAATTTGCAGCAGCAGCAAAGGTAAAATCTGCTAAAGTAAATATAGCTCCCCCATGGACAGTCCCAATCCCATTAAGATGATTTTCAGTTATCTCCATTTTAGATTTTGCCCATCCTTCTTTAACTTCAAGTAGTTCTATACCTGTATATTCCGCAAATTTATCTTTTTTAAAGAATTCTTTAATCTTTTCCATCTTAATTCACCATAACCCTATATTAAATATTTATTATCTATAAATAATTCTCTTTAAAGGAATAATTTTATAATTAATTATATATTCATTGATTTTTGTTTAAGTGATTTTTATGTTGGCCATAGAAATAATATATAACCAACCCTATTGCGAGCCAGACAATAAATTTTAATTGAGTAATTGTCGGCAGTTCAAATACAAGCAAAATGCAGAATACTATTGTAATAGCAGGGATCATAGGTACAAGCAGCGTTTTAAAATGGCGCTGAATGTCTGGCTGCGTTTTTCTTAATATTATTGCAGCAAATGAAACTACAATAAATGCTGCAAGTGTCCCTATATTTACAAGCGGGACTACATCAGTTAGGAACAAATGCAGCAATAGCCGCCCCCAATATAACCAATAACTGCAATACCAGTAACTGAGGTCTTATATTTTTCATGTATTTTTATTTGATTTTCTTGATTAATGGAGTTTAAATTATTTAAAATAACAATTAACACTGTTTTTAACATTTTTTGACTTAGTTAATTATTATAATAATAAAATATAAATAAGTATTACTAATATCACCTAAAATTTAAGTAAATATGTTTTTCATTAAACAATTAACGCGCCGTATTTTAATTTATAAATTTATATCAAGCTTAAAAAGAGGAAATATTATGGATATTAAAATAGATATCAAAGAAATTATAGGAGAAAATGCCAAAAATAGTTATATTCCTGTAGAATTGATAACTGATAGAGGTGAAGTATCCTGCCGATTTTATAAAGTTGACAGTAACAATTTAAGCGTAATTTGGGTAGGTGGAGTAGGTGGAGGTTGGGACACACCAGCTGAAGAATTATACCCCGATCTATCTGAAAAAATTAAAAAAAACGGCATATCCTCCCTTAGAATCCGCTACAGATATCCTCATGATATTGAAGAATCTTTATATGATGTACTTGCTGGAATTAAATTTTTAGAAAATTTAGGGGCATCCAAAATTGCTTTAGTTGGCCATTCACTTGGAGGCGCGGTGGTGATTCAAGCTGCTGCATCATCTAGTTCTGTTAAGACTGTAGTTGCACTTTCAACTCAAAGCCACGGGACTGATTCAGTTTCTAATTTTTCTCAAGATACTTCCATATTAATTATCCATGGATCTGATGATCCTGTTCTTCCCATAAACTGTTCTAAACAGGTTTACAATAAAGCACATGAGCCCAAGGAAATAGTTATATTAACTGGAAATGCACATTGTCTGGATGAATCATCTGAAAAAGTTCACCAGATAGTATACGATTGGATTGTGTCAGAATTAACTAATTAAACATTAACCTAATAATAGCGTATATCACGTTCTTTTAATGATAAGTTACTTTGGCCTATTACATACAAATAAATCTCTTCAGTTTCATCTGCTTTTACTGGTTTCCACCCTCTGAATTTCCAGACATATGAAACAATTCGAGTACCAGGCTTTAATTCCTCCAGAAACTTAGATTTTAATTTTTGATTGGCAGTATCACTTAAAAATAAAGTTACCACAGTAGCTTCACTGATATTCTGATTGAAAAAGTTTCCCCATACAATTTTGGCTCTGTTTCCAATACCTGAAAGTGTTATGACTAAGCGAGACCAAAATACACGTGAGGGGTCTGCTTCCAACCCTACGGCCTTTGCATTATACTTTTTAACAGCATTAATCACAATTCTACCGTCGCCAGAGCCGAGATCATATACAATATCTCCTGTACCTACTTCTGCCATATCAAGCATCTGTTTAACCAATTTTTTAGAAGTAGGCTGAAATCCAGCACCTATAATACTTGACCAGAATATCCATATTAAAAAAAGTCCAATTAGTGCTATAACTATGAGTATATATAATGAAAATGTCATTTTGCGCTCCGATTTTTATATTATTCAATAATAGATTTGATCTATATACTATTAATTAAAATTTATCTTTAGCATAAAATTAAGCCGTGAGCATCAAAAATGCTCCCAAAATCCTCCAAAAGCTTTTTAAGCTTTGATTTTTGGGTTCAAAAACATTACATTTTTTCCAAACCTCAAAAATTTACAATTTTTGGGTCCAGAAAAATGCACGGCATGCAAACACGATGTGTTTTGCTGTTTTAAATCTCCGATTTGACAACATTTTTCTTCAACTCAAAATCCATGATTTTTGACAGATGTGTGCCTCTGTTACTTCCTGCTTAGTTTAATTGCTAATCTTGACTTTTCAAGAGCTAAGCCCAGTTGTAAACCAATAGAACTAAGATTTTCGAGACTGATATCATTGTAATGTTTTATCTGTCTGCTGCCCATATTTAAAAGACCTATTATATTATCTCCGCTTTTAATGGGCAATATTAACATAGTTCTTATGCCATTTGCTTTAACTGCAGGTTCAAGGGAGTCATATTCTTCAGATTCAGATGTTACATATACTAAATTCTGTTTTTCAAGTGTTTTACTGAAGAGATCTTTAAACATGCCTGCCATGCACATATTTTTAAGACCTTCAGGAAGATTTCTGTGTACCCTTAAAGTTAATTCTTCTTTATCGTCATTTAGGTAAATACAACCCATTTCAAAGCCCAGTGAATTAATAGTAGATTTTACAGCCTTTTCAAGCATTTCATCTTCGTTGCTTGTGGAATTAAGTACAGTCGAAATCTGGTTCATTGCAAGTAAAGTGTTGGCAAATTCCTCTTTCTCACTGGTTAACCTCTGCATCTTCAGATATCCTGAAAGTTCATCGGCAGCCATCTCTACATTTTCAATGCTTACAGAGCTAACTGAAGTTAAAGTAGTCAGTAGAAGTATAGAACCAATGGCAGAATCTTCATCGATAATAGGAATAGACAGCATCAAAGAAATAGACATATCTTCAAGTATTGACTTGACATTTTCAAGATAAAATTCTCTGTTTCCAGCAGATTTTGTTTCCAATGTATCCATGCTTTTTTCAATAAATCCTTTAATATTTGGAAGTAATTTACCAGTTAACTGCGACGTTTCGTATGCAGGCCTTAAATTTCCATTATCCTTTAAAAATATTGTACAATATTTATATGGAATTATATCTTTGATACTCCCTGTTGTCTCTTTCATAAGCTGTTCTTCACTACCTGCTGAACTTGCAGCCTGAGCTATAGATAACAATGTTTCTAACTCGCGTTTTGTACGCCGGGATTGTGAAAGTTCTTCTCCCATAATGACACTGCCAATAACTGCTTCATCATCATCCAAAATTGGCTGCAGTGATATTTTATACGGCCGATAAACGCCAGACTTTTCTATCATGTCTATTTCAATAGTTGTCTTATCCTTTGAGCTTAACCATCGTATAATATTTTCAAGCATATTTATTTGTTCGCTGCTTATTATCTCACGCAAATTCTTTTTTCCTGGGAAAAATGTATCAAATGAATTATTGGATGTTATTATGTCCATATATGTGTTAATAGTGAATATTAATGCCTCAGGACGGTTAATTGAGATTTTAAGTTCCGCTTCCTTTGACCGTAGTATATGTAATCTTGAAGCAGCAGATACAAGTTCGTTTGTTTCTTGAGTATCAAGATCAACAGTTTCAGATATTATCTCAGGTTTTTCAGGGATGGAATGTTTTAAAAACCATAATTTACTCCGGCCCACAAATTTAAAATCTAATATTTCTTTTGCATGCAATATTTCAAGGTATTTAAGCACTGTAGCTCTACTCCGACTTGTACCTCTTGTTATTTTATCCAGCATGCAGTCTTCAGGCGGGTGAGATTTAATATATGACACAATCAGCCTTTCAGTATTTGATAATTCTTCCATGATCTTCATCTCAAATCTTTATACTATATAGTATAATTATATGCTTCCACATATAAATATTATGTACAGCTTGCATTAGCATTATTCTTTTTTATATGGATGTTATTGATAAATTAAAAAGTAAAGTTTAAATACAAGAAATTATACTATAAAGTATAGTTATACTATAAAGTATAGTTTTAATGTATCACATTTTAAGGAGGGCAGATATAATGTATGAAGAAAAAGTAAAAGAATTAAAAGAATTATTAGGACTAAAAGGAAGTCCTGTAGCTGTAAAACTGGTAAAATCAGCCCATGAAATACCTGAAGGTTACTCTAAAATAAGTGAAAAAAAAAGGCACTGTGAATTTGTTCAGGACGCAAGGTTAACTGGAAATAAAGGTTATGCAACTTCTGACGAGCACCTGTGTAAAGGTGGGGCTGGCGTAATGGGAATTGAACCATTACCTGCAAGTGTGGCATCTGGAAAGATGTACCATCAACTTGGAAATTATGAAACTTTAGAAGGCGCACAGGAAACCATAGCTGCTATTCCTAAATCCAGCGAAAATTATTATGCTTCAATTTATTCACCCCTAGAAAGTGCAGAATATGAACCTGATGTAATAGTTCTCGTAATTACACCAAAACAAGCTTTAAGAGTATCTCAAGCTTATTTAAGGGCAAAAGGTGGTAGAATTTCCAGCGACTATTCAGGTATACAATCACTGTGTGCTGATGCAGTAGTGGCCGTAAAAGAGAGGGGAGTACCAAACATGACCCTTGGATGTAGCGGTTCACGTAAATACGCCAAAGTAACAGATGAAGAAGTTGTTATAGGCATACCTCCTAAAAACTTTGTCGATATAGTTGACGCCTTGAAAACATTTAAAGGTAAATGGGGAGAACTTTAGGAGAAAACAGCCATGAAAACAGTGCAAGTTCTGGGAATTAAGGCACCTAATTCAGCTATACTCGCAGAAAACATTATAAAAAACGGTGCAGATGATGGGCTTATCTTAACTCTCAGCCCAGGATCAGAAGAGGGCCTTGAAAACGTAGCAGAGAAATATGGTTTCGCATTTGAAGTTGATAATTTAAAAGACAAGGTTGTTGTTAGAATGACAAAATCACAAGCAGCAGAATTGGACGTTACTGGAGAAACATGCCCCGGACCTATTATACTAGTAGGGGACAAGCTTAGTTCTATGGCAACTGGAGAACGCTTAAAGGTCAAAAGTAAAAGCAGTGAAGCCATTGAAGATATAGCTATTTCCATTCCAGAAATGAATGGTAAAGTGGTTGAAAAAGGTACAGATAACAATAAAACTTATATTTTACTGGAAAAAGTAGAAAAAGCTGCTTCAACATCCGCGGCAGTAGTTAATAGAGATAAAGTGCTTGTTGCACAAAGTAATGGAATAGGTAATGCAGAACGTGCATACGCCACATTCATATTCTCAAAAGCTGCCATCAGTATGGGTAAAAAAGTGACAATATTCCTGCTCATGGATGGAGTAAGTATAGCCAAAAAAGGTAACGCAGAAAAGGTTAAACATCCATCTTTCGATAGATTGGACAATTTAATGATAGAAGTTATTGAAATGGGTGCTAAAGTTTACGTATGCGAACTCAGTGCTGAATTTAGAGGAATGAAACAGGAAGACCTTGTTAAGGGTACCAGCCTCGCAGGGGCTGCAACGTACATAACACTGCTGAGTGACCCTACATACGCAGTTGTAAATTTTTAAGGGAGGAAAAAGAATGCAAGTTACATATCCTGTAATAATACTCGCCATACTGGTGAGCGGTATTGCAAGCGGTTTTATAACATTTAGAATGTCAGG is a genomic window of Methanobacterium veterum containing:
- a CDS encoding DUF6884 domain-containing protein encodes the protein MKSLCIIACGKKKIWDENPEKGPVKAENLYTGSFTRKCMQYAKKADFGSWCILSAKYGFLFPDEVVQGQYSECFHNKTSNPITLENLFLQIKSKELDKYEKITILGGNYYTHMMKKLFSEKEVLNPLNGCKGIGHMMKKLNSLINTASL
- a CDS encoding ZIP family metal transporter yields the protein MIPEWIMAGLWGLIAGSALLIGALFAYLFKIPQRIVASIMAFGAGVLLSAISLELMEESFSLGGFPNMVTGFLLGALIFTVINIYLARYGAKHRKRSGKQVQSKACLKIIV
- a CDS encoding ZIP family metal transporter, translated to MSEDNSLAIVVGSVIDGIPESTAIGITIITGGAVSVATVAAIFISNIPEGLSSTAGIKNAGWNPGSIFGMWLLITAVSGLASLAGYAIFSQLPQSINSLTLALAAGGILAMLVDTMIPEAFSETHDLAGLITVLGFIVSFILSKIG
- a CDS encoding FprA family A-type flavoprotein — translated: MKADAVKINDGVYWVGVLDWDLRSYHGYTLNGTTYNAYLIFGEDKTVLIDNAYPGTTSQMLGRIEDACNKEGKDFKIDIIIQNHIEKDHSGTLQEMHKKFPDAPIYCTQKALNGLKMHYSLENVNFNVVKTGDELDVGNRKLTFIEAPMLHWPDSMFTLLVDDGILFSNDAFGQHLCFKQRMDDEIPEFVLMDAAKKFYANLLTPLSPMILRKFKEIEDLALLEKIETIAPAHGQIWTDPMKIIEAYSNWATGKCKNKVTVVYDTMHGSTQKMAHALVEGIMSEDVDVFTYFLHEDERSEIVKDILDSKAVLFGVPTIFNNPFPSIGDLIYYLGSLRFDRPQIKKLALIFGSYGWSKGGIHKLADDIENCGFEIFDKLEVNFVPKGEELDKCYEMGKNLAVELKKR
- a CDS encoding histidine kinase dimerization/phosphoacceptor domain -containing protein gives rise to the protein MNVFALISLVAFMVCFFLGNFIYHKNPKSRLNTIIALTCIFVGFLAFIEFEYRHAETFQTAFFWLKISTLWPIVPSLLLHVSLIFTKSSYLKNKLTYLLIYLPGIAISAVGLTTDLLISGASKEYWGWTYIVPADATLYNIMSLWTVVAVVLAGGICFAYYLKSYDLKKKQAKYILAGLYIPFFISLATDFMLPIVFLRVPELTMTTMTMGITLMSYGIWKYKFPALTPAIAADSIVSIMSNFFFLLDDDMRIVKVNQATMDLLGVADSELVDKPLNTVFAEDQKPLFKENPFNGDKKSITNIETMFKAKNGHLIPVFLSLSQIEIDNSQTLGIVCIGNDITDIKLAENKIKASLEEKGLLLQEIHHRVKNNLQIISSLLSLQSKYVKDKEDLELFRERQSRVRSMAFIHEQLYQSSDFTNIEFGAYVENLINYLSYSYSIDPSYINFKLDIDDVSLDINTAIPCGLIINELVTNSLKYAFPANYCKSQDNTTNLNEIYVYLHSYKKDKFILIISDNGVGLPEDINYKNNGTLGLLLVNSLVDQLDGTIELDRTNGTKFKLIFNKLEY
- a CDS encoding UbiA family prenyltransferase, with product MHLNANYRNIEFKSLKYLKNEITYGGYLAALCSPCFIISASIILDIKISIPMLLISYLLPLIIYSYDYYKDIDKDIKNNSERATFLKRKADRYPFVFAFYSLFLVSLLVLYSNWGMVVFIVAIMAGGILYNVVLKNLTKKIPAFKNMFTALTWALVGALFPLFYYSMDINMSFIIAFSFIFMRVMNNVMFFDLKDIENDRSEGLKTLPVMLGKKGALNFLQALNVISFIPLVVGVYFNIIDIKGIFLLIFLFYSYFYINKANSASNSELEKTAHTLADLEFILWPVVLILIQFLSIV
- a CDS encoding PaaI family thioesterase, which encodes MEKIKEFFKKDKFAEYTGIELLEVKEGWAKSKMEITENHLNGIGTVHGGAIFTLADFTFAAAANSYRTVTVAINANISFMKAARSGTLFAEAEEISANPKLGTYTITVTGDDGELIAIFQGMAYRKRDKIDI
- a CDS encoding amino acid permease C-terminal domain-containing protein, which encodes MLHLFLTDVVPLVNIGTLAAFIVVSFAAIILRKTQPDIQRHFKTLLVPMIPAITIVFCILLVFELPTITQLKFIVWLAIGLVIYYFYGQHKNHLNKNQ
- a CDS encoding alpha/beta hydrolase, whose product is MDIKIDIKEIIGENAKNSYIPVELITDRGEVSCRFYKVDSNNLSVIWVGGVGGGWDTPAEELYPDLSEKIKKNGISSLRIRYRYPHDIEESLYDVLAGIKFLENLGASKIALVGHSLGGAVVIQAAASSSSVKTVVALSTQSHGTDSVSNFSQDTSILIIHGSDDPVLPINCSKQVYNKAHEPKEIVILTGNAHCLDESSEKVHQIVYDWIVSELTN
- a CDS encoding class I SAM-dependent methyltransferase produces the protein MTFSLYILIVIALIGLFLIWIFWSSIIGAGFQPTSKKLVKQMLDMAEVGTGDIVYDLGSGDGRIVINAVKKYNAKAVGLEADPSRVFWSRLVITLSGIGNRAKIVWGNFFNQNISEATVVTLFLSDTANQKLKSKFLEELKPGTRIVSYVWKFRGWKPVKADETEEIYLYVIGQSNLSLKERDIRYY
- a CDS encoding GAF domain-containing protein; the encoded protein is MEELSNTERLIVSYIKSHPPEDCMLDKITRGTSRSRATVLKYLEILHAKEILDFKFVGRSKLWFLKHSIPEKPEIISETVDLDTQETNELVSAASRLHILRSKEAELKISINRPEALIFTINTYMDIITSNNSFDTFFPGKKNLREIISSEQINMLENIIRWLSSKDKTTIEIDMIEKSGVYRPYKISLQPILDDDEAVIGSVIMGEELSQSRRTKRELETLLSIAQAASSAGSEEQLMKETTGSIKDIIPYKYCTIFLKDNGNLRPAYETSQLTGKLLPNIKGFIEKSMDTLETKSAGNREFYLENVKSILEDMSISLMLSIPIIDEDSAIGSILLLTTLTSVSSVSIENVEMAADELSGYLKMQRLTSEKEEFANTLLAMNQISTVLNSTSNEDEMLEKAVKSTINSLGFEMGCIYLNDDKEELTLRVHRNLPEGLKNMCMAGMFKDLFSKTLEKQNLVYVTSESEEYDSLEPAVKANGIRTMLILPIKSGDNIIGLLNMGSRQIKHYNDISLENLSSIGLQLGLALEKSRLAIKLSRK
- a CDS encoding DUF169 domain-containing protein, which codes for MYEEKVKELKELLGLKGSPVAVKLVKSAHEIPEGYSKISEKKRHCEFVQDARLTGNKGYATSDEHLCKGGAGVMGIEPLPASVASGKMYHQLGNYETLEGAQETIAAIPKSSENYYASIYSPLESAEYEPDVIVLVITPKQALRVSQAYLRAKGGRISSDYSGIQSLCADAVVAVKERGVPNMTLGCSGSRKYAKVTDEEVVIGIPPKNFVDIVDALKTFKGKWGEL